Proteins from one Daphnia pulicaria isolate SC F1-1A chromosome 3, SC_F0-13Bv2, whole genome shotgun sequence genomic window:
- the LOC124328361 gene encoding uncharacterized protein LOC124328361: MATTMTDTFTRHLIIVLVISSVMILQNSPVNSFPLPDAPFASSNVTPLLSTDAAQKREDDGLVLLVKDQSTAIAQQPVPPAQPSESPSKQVRILQPVDTVLENEIWQYRYPPFDNLFAPKEKGKSEEADDNEAAFSGRSTRLSTDALPSYVIGILDPAELVDGLFQQRPFPFGSNRNNQPNFNKRNSVSNPESDDQFTRASKSVSEQQRKIFGVPRIVLDSDDDRWVWQS, encoded by the exons ATGGCTACCACCATGACGGACACATTCACCCGACACTTGATCATAGTCCTGGTCATCTCTTCCGTGATGATCCTTCAAAATTCGCCCGTCAACAGCTTTCCACTACCGGACGCGCCCTTCGCATCGTCAA ATGTTACTCCTTTATTATCGACGGACGCCGCCCAGAAGAGAGAGGACGACGGTCTTGTGTTGCTGGTGAAGGATCAGTCGACAGCAATCGCCCAGCAACCTGTTCCACCAGCCCAACCTTCTGAAAGCCCTTCTAAGCAAGTTCGAATTCTTCAGCCAGTTGATACGGTGTTGGAGAACGAGATATGGCAATATCGCTACCCGCCGTTCGACAACTTGTTCGCCCCAAAGGAGAAGGGGAAATCGGAGGAGGCCGACGACAACGAAGCTGCATTTAGTGGAAGATCCACACGATTGAGCACCGACGCTCTGCCCAGCTATGTCATTGGAATATTAGATCCGGCCGAACTGGTCGACGGGCTCTTTCAACAACGCCCATTCCCGTTCGGATCGAATCGGAATAACCAACCCAACTTCAACAAGCGGAATTCCGTGTCCAATCCAGAGTCCGACGATCAGTTCACTCGAGCGAGCAAGAGCGTCTCGGAGCAGCAGAGAAAGATCTTTGGCGTACCCAGAATCGTCCTCGATTCAGACGACGATCGTTGGGTGTGGCAAAGTTAA